The proteins below are encoded in one region of Malaclemys terrapin pileata isolate rMalTer1 chromosome 20, rMalTer1.hap1, whole genome shotgun sequence:
- the SLC27A5 gene encoding long-chain fatty acid transport protein 5 yields the protein MLVLCTALAGLLLLLPLLVNLLFPYWWQDLVVSLSVIHKGFRCLRRLQHRPPLTLLDTFLEKVRSHPEKALLLFGEEVYTYRDIDRRSSQAARVLRDGVGLREGDSVAVFLLNVPAYLWVWMGLAKIGCAMACLNSNIRAKSLLHSLGACGATVLLTTPDLKAAIEDVLPSLQQKGIRVFYLSAESPTSGVEPLQGQIDAASEEPIPIAFRANVTSKSTALYIYTSGTTGLPKAAIITHLKVCNMVTMLYISGVKAEDVIYTPLPLYHSAALLIGLGGCLEVGATCVLRPKFSVSQFWDDCRRYHVSVIQYVGEVMRYLCNAPKRENEREHKVRLAVGNGLRVEVWKEFLQRFGPICICEFYGATEGNTGFINYTGKIGAVGRANFLHKMLVPFELIQYNVEQDEPVRDERGCCIRVPTGEAGLLVVKITKSTPFNGYAGDRQKSEKKILRNVMKKGDLYFNSGDLLMMDHEGFIYFQDRVGDTFRWKGENVATTEVETTLVAVQFIQEVNVYGVPVPGHEGKIGMAAIRLKEGMDFDGEKLYTHAKDFLPNYAIPRFVRLQDALEVTGTFKQCKGQLVKEGFNPALIKDPLFFLDESEKRFVPMSPQIYSSILEMKLKL from the exons ATGCTTGTTCTGTGCACAGCCCTAGCCGGGCTGCTGCTCCTGCTACCCCTGCTGGTGAACCTGCTTTTCCCCTACTGGTGGCAGGACCTGGTCGTATCACTGTCCGTCATCCACAAGGGATTCAGATGTCTGCGCCGGCTCCAGCACCGCCCTCCCCTCACCCTGCTCGATACCTTCTTGGAGAAGGTGCGGAGCCACCCGGAGAAAGCCCTGCTGCTTTTCGGGGAGGAGGTCTACACCTACCGGGACATAGACCGGCGCAGCAGCCAGGCGGCTCGGGTCCTGCGGGACGGcgtggggctgcgggaaggggacTCGGTGGCCGTCTTCCTGTTGAACGTCCCTGCCTACCTCTGGGTTTGGATGGGGCTGGCGAAGATCGGCTGCGCCATGGCGTGCCTGAACAGCAACATACGCGCCAAGTCCCTGCTGCATTCGCTCGGTGCCTGCGGGGCCACGGTGCTGCTGACCACCCCAG ACCTCAAAGCCGCTATTGAGGAcgttctgcccagcctgcaacaGAAAGGGATCCGGGTTTTCTACCTGAGCGCCGAGTCCCCCACCAGTGGCGTGGAGCCTCTCCAGGGCCAGATAGATGCCGCCTCCGAGGAGCCGATCCCCATCGCTTTCCGAGCCAACGTCACCAGCAAATCCACTGCACTTTACATTTATACCTCGGGCACCACAG GACTCCCGAAAGCTGCCATCATCACCCACTTGAAAGTGTGCAACATGGTGACCATGTTATACATAAGTGGCGTCAAAGCCGAGGACGTGATCTACACCCCTCTGCCGCTGTACCATTCGGCTGCACTGCTCATTGGACTTGGAGGATGCTTGGAGGTTG gAGCCACCTGCGTCTTGCGTCCCAAGTTCTCCGTCTCCCAGTTCTGGGATGACTGCCGGCGATACCACGTCTCTGTGATCCAGTATGTAGGGGAGGTGATGCGCTATCTGTGCAACGCGCCCAAG AGGGAGAACGAACGAGAGCACAAAGTGCGGCTGGCTGTGGGTAACGGCCTGAGGGTGGAGGTCTGGAAGGAATTCCTCCAGCGCTTTGGGCCCATCTGCATCTGCGAGTTCTACGGGGCCACAGAGGGGAACACTGGGTTCATTAACTACACGGGGAAGATTGGAGCGGTGGGAAGGGCCAACTTCCTCCATAAG ATGCTCGTGCCCTTCGAGTTGATCCAGTACAACGTGGAGCAGGATGAACCCGTGCGAGATGAGAGAGGGTGCTGCATCCGAGTCCCCACCG GtgaggcagggctgctggtggtgaAGATAACGAAGAGCACCCCATTCAACGGCTACGCGGGCGACCGCCAGAAGTCGGAGAAGAAGATCCTGAGGAATGTGATGAAGAAAGGAGACCTCTACTTCAACAGCGGAGACCTCCTCATGATGGACCACGAGGGCTTCATATATTTCCAGGACCGAGTGGGAGACACGTTCCG CTGGAAAGGAGAGAACGTTGCCACGACGGAGGTGGAGACGACGCTGGTGGCAGTGCAGTTCATTCAGGAAGTCAACGTCTACGGGGTGCCGGTCCCAG gacACGAAGGCAAGATTGGAATGGCAGCAATACGACTGAAGGAGGGGATGGATTTTGATGGTGAAAAACTCTACACACACGCCAAGGATTTCTTGCCAAACTACGCCATTCCTCGCTTTGTCCGCCTGCAG GATGCTCTGGAGGTCACGGGGACGTTCAAGCAGTGCAAAGGGCAGCTGGTGAAGGAGGGGTTCAATCCAGCTCTCATCAAGGACCCCCTGTTCTTCCTGGATGAATCGGAGAAACGTTTTGTGCCCATGAGCCCTCAGATCTACAGCTCCATCCTGGAAATGAAACTGAAACTCTAA